CTTCTCCATGGTCACTTCATGGGTCTGAAGCAGCATCTTGCTGCCAGTGGTATTGGGCGAGTCGATGGAATCTTGTTTGATCTTGGGGTCTCGTCCGCGCAGCTGGAAGAGCCCACTCGCGGATTTAGCTTTCAGGGGGATAGCCCGTTGGACATGCGTATGGATCAATCGATGAGCGGGACCGCAGCTGACCTGGTCAATCGATGGCCGGAGGCACAGTTGGCCGACACGATTTTCCAATTCGGCGAAGAACGGTTTTCTAGGCGGATTGCTCGTGCCATTGTTCATGCGCGTGAACGCCATCCCTTGGCCACGACGAAAGAGTTGGTCTCCGTGATTGAAGGGGCGGTTCCGGCCAATTATCGGCATGGCCGTATCCACTGTGCGACGAGAACGTTCCAAGCCTTTCGCATTGCAGTGAATCAAGAGCTAGACTGTCTGGAGCCGGCCTTGCGTGATGCGGTTGACGTGTTGTCTCCCGGCGGCCGCCTCTGCGTGATTTCATTCCATTCGCTCGAAGATCGGATTGTCAAACACACGTTCCGGGCGCTCTCCGGGAAGAACGATCCCGCACTGTGGGTGCTCACCAAGAAGCCTCAGGTTCCCACCGGAGAAGAGTCGAACCGGAATCCTCGATCCCGCAGTGCCAAATTGCGGGCCGCTCAACGGATATCCAGGGAGGGTCAGTTATGAAGACATTGACCATTGTGGCTGGTGTGGTGTTGGTCTTCGTGTTTGTGTGGGAACGTGTCGATGTCGTTCGGGTGGGTTATCACATCGAACGGTTGAAGGGCCAGAAAGTATTGCTGGAGCGAGAGCGGGATCAGTTGCAAGTGAAATTTTCCGCGCTGACGGCTCCAGAGCGAATTGCGAAGGTGGCGACAGACAAGTTCGGGCTGATTCCGCCGATGCAGGGTCAAGTACTGATGGTCCATGAACCGGGTGAGGCGCCGAGCGCACCACTCCTACCTGCGGAGCAGGTCCGTGTGGC
The nucleotide sequence above comes from Nitrospirota bacterium. Encoded proteins:
- a CDS encoding cell division protein FtsL; its protein translation is MKTLTIVAGVVLVFVFVWERVDVVRVGYHIERLKGQKVLLERERDQLQVKFSALTAPERIAKVATDKFGLIPPMQGQVLMVHEPGEAPSAPLLPAEQVRVARHISSGRAGE
- the rsmH gene encoding 16S rRNA (cytosine(1402)-N(4))-methyltransferase RsmH; this translates as MEAPRHIPVMADEVLFWLVHEGARIYLDCTVGYSGHAEKLLEATGPDSRLIGLDRDAAAIAASRDRLARFGDRVRLLHGHFMGLKQHLAASGIGRVDGILFDLGVSSAQLEEPTRGFSFQGDSPLDMRMDQSMSGTAADLVNRWPEAQLADTIFQFGEERFSRRIARAIVHARERHPLATTKELVSVIEGAVPANYRHGRIHCATRTFQAFRIAVNQELDCLEPALRDAVDVLSPGGRLCVISFHSLEDRIVKHTFRALSGKNDPALWVLTKKPQVPTGEESNRNPRSRSAKLRAAQRISREGQL